In the genome of Raphanus sativus cultivar WK10039 chromosome 4, ASM80110v3, whole genome shotgun sequence, one region contains:
- the LOC108852788 gene encoding probably inactive leucine-rich repeat receptor-like protein kinase At3g28040: MGEHRRKVISFTLFLAVTLIPLINGDLDSTQLNDDVLGLIVFKSDLHDPSSHLESWNEDDASPCSWTYVKCNPKTSRVTELSLDGLALTGKIGRGIQKLQNLKVLSLSNNNLTGSIVALSNNNHLQKLDLSHNSLSGQIPSSLGSLTSLRYLDLTGNSFSGTLSDDVFNNCSSLRHLSLSRNRLEGQIPNTLFRCSVLNSLNLSSNRFSGSPSFVSGFWKLQRLRELDLSFNALSGSIPLGMLYVHNLKVLQLQGNRFSGSLPSDIGLCPHLNRVDLSLNRFSGEIPTTLQRLRSLNHLDLSKNMLSGGFPVWIGDMTGLVHLDFSSNVLTGKLPSSISNLSSLKVLILSENKLSGEVPESLESCKELMVVHLKDNGFTGSIPDGLFDLGLQEMDFSGNGLTGSIPRGSSRLFESLVRLDLSRNSLTGNIPGEVGLFSNLRYLNLSWNHFNTRVPPEIEFLQNLTVLDLRNSALIGSVPADICEAQSLQILQLDGNSLTGSIPEGIGNCSSLKLLSLSHNNLNGAIPKSLSNLQELKILKLEANKLSGEIPKELGKLQNLLLVNISFNRLIGRLPSGGVFQSLDQSAIQGNLGICSPLLRGPCTLNVPKPLVIDPNSYRNGNNNQEASGNRASKFHGGMFLSVSVIVAISAAILIVSGIIIISLLNASVRRRLAFVDTALESIFSGSSRSGRSLEAGKLVLLNSRTSRSSSSSQEFARNPESVLNKASRIGEGVFGTVYKAPLGEQGRNLAVKKLVPSPIIENLEDFDREVRILAKAKHPNIVTTKGYYWTPEMQLLVSEYIPNGNLQSKLHEREPSTPPLSWDARYRIILGTAKGLAYLHHTLRPATVHFNLKPTNILLDEKYNPKISDFGLARLLTTQDGNTMNTNRFQNALGYVAPELECQNLRVNEKCDVYGFGVLILELVTGRRPVEYGEDSFVILSDHVRVLLEQGNVLECIDPTMEGEYSEDEVLPVLKLALVCTSQIPSNRPTMAEIVQILQVISSPVPHRMLESF; encoded by the exons ATGGGCGAACACAGAAGAAAAGTGATCTCATTTACTCTGTTTCTCGCAGTCACATTGATACCACTCATCAACGGCGATCTCGACTCAACCCAACTAAACGACGACGTGTTGGGTCTCATCGTCTTCAAATCAGACCTCCACGACCCATCTTCACACCTCGAGTCTTGGAACGAAGACGACGCGTCTCCTTGCTCGTGGACCTACGTCAAATGCAACCCCAAAACATCTCGAGTCACCGAGCTCTCCCTCGACGGTTTAGCCTTAACCGGAAAGATCGGTCGCGGGATCCAAAAGCTTCAGAATCTGAAGGTTCTCTCACTCTCCAACAACAACTTAACCGGAAGCATCGTCGCTCTCTCAAACAACAACCATCTTCAGAAGCTCGATCTTAGCCACAACAGCCTCTCCGGTCAAATCCCATCTTCTCTCGGATCGCTCACCTCCTTGAGATACCTCGACTTAACCGGAAACTCCTTCTCCGGTACACTCTCTGACGATGTCTTCAACAACTGTTCGTCTCTTAGGCATCTCTCGCTCTCTCGCAACCGTCTCGAAGGTCAAATCCCAAATACTCTGTTTCGATGCTCTGTTTTGAACAGTCTCAACCTCTCAAGCAACCGTTTCTCCGGAAGCCCTAGCTTCGTGTCTGGATTCTGGAAGCTTCAGAGGCTAAGAGAGTTAGATCTGTCGTTCAACGCTCTCTCTGGATCGATACCGTTGGGGATGCTCTATGTGCATAACTTGAAAGTGTTGCAACTACAAGGGAACCGGTTCTCAGGTTCATTGCCTTCAGACATTGGACTCTGTCCTCATTTAAACAGAGTTGATTTGAGTTTGAACCGTTTCTCCGGGGAGATTCCGACAACTCTTCAGAGGCTGAGATCTTTGAATCATTTAGATTTATCAAAAAACATGCTCTCCGGTGGTTTCCCGGTATGGATTGGTGACATGACCGGTTTAGTACATTTGGATTTCTCCAGCAATGTGTTAACCGGAAAGCTTCCTTCTTCAATAAGTAACTTGAGTTCTCTGAAGGTACTAATCTTGTCTGAGAACAAACTCTCCGGCGAGGTCCCGGAATCTTTGGAATCCTGCAAAGAGCTTATGGTTGTTCACCTCAAAGACAATGGCTTCACCGGTAGCATTCCTGATGGTTTATTTGATCTTGGTTTGCAAGAAATGGATTTTTCAGGTAACGGTTTAACCGGTTCGATACCGAGAGGGTCAAGCAGGCTATTTGAGTCACTGGTGAGGCTAGATCTTTCGCGTAATAGTCTCACTGGAAACATACCTGGTGAAGTAGGACTATTCAGCAACCTGAGATACCTCAACTTGTCATGGAACCATTTCAACACAAGAGTTCCTCCGGAAATAGAGTTTCTACAGAACCTAACAGTCTTGGATCTAAGGAACAGTGCGTTGATCGGTTCGGTTCCAGCTGATATATGTGAGGCACAGAGTCTACAGATCCTTCAGCTGGATGGTAACTCACTAACTGGTTCTATACCCGAAGGAATTGGAAACTGCTCTTCTCTTAAATTGCT GAGTTTATCTCATAACAATCTTAATGGTGCAATTCCTAAGTCACTTTCAAACTTACAAGAGCTAAAGATTCTAAAGCTTGAAGCCAATAAGCTTAGCGGCGAGATACCGAAAGAGCTAGGGAAGTTACAGAATCTGTTGCTGGTTAACATATCTTTTAACCGACTCATCGGAAGGTTACCATCAGGAGGTGTATTCCAGAGCTTAGACCAGAGTGCTATTCAAGGAAATTTAGGAATTTGTTCACCATTGTTGAGAGGACCTTGCACGCTCAATGTTCCAAAGCCTCTTGTCATCGATCCTAACTCCTACAGGAACGGTAATAATAATCAAGAAGCGTCTGGAAATCGAGCAAGCAAGTTCCACGGCGGAATGTTCCTTAGTGTTTCAGTGATTGTAGCTATATCAGCAGCTATACTAATCGTCTCAGGAATCATAATCATATCTCTGCTTAACGCATCGGTGAGAAGACGACTTGCATTTGTTGACACCGCGTTGGAGAGCATTTTTTCAGGGTCTTCAAGATCAGGAAGAAGCCTAGAGGCAGGGAAACTTGTACTGTTAAACTCAAGAACGTCGCGGTCCTCGTCTTCTTCTCAAGAATTCGCTAGAAACCCTGAGTCTGTTCTCAATAAAGCTTCAAGAATAGGTGAGGGAGTCTTTGGAACAGTCTACAAGGCACCATTAGGTGAACAGGGGAGAAACTTGGCGGTCAAGAAACTAGTCCCATCCCCGATTATCGAAAACCTAGAAGATTTTGATCGAGAAGTCCGGATCTTGGCCAAAGCGAAGCACCCTAATATAGTCACGACGAAAGGGTATTACTGGACACCGGAGATGCAGCTTCTTGTGTCGGAATACATCCCTAACGGAAACTTGCAGTCCAAGTTACACGAAAGAGAACCCTCAACACCGCCTCTTTCTTGGGACGCAAGATACAGAATCATCCTTGGTACAGCCAAAGGACTCGCTTATCTCCACCACACACTCCGTCCTGCGACCGTCCACTTTAACCTGAAGCCGACCAACATCCTCCTGGACGAAAAATACAACCCTAAAATCTCCGACTTCGGACTAGCTCGGCTTCTAACAACACAAGACGGGAACACGATGAACACCAACAGGTTTCAGAACGCGTTAGGTTACGTAGCGCCTGAGCTAGAGTGTCAGAACTTAAGGGTCAACGAGAAATGCGATGTTTACGGGTTTGGAGTTCTGATACTCGAACTCGTGACTGGTCGGAGACCTGTGGAGTACGGTGAAGACAGCTTTGTGATACTTAGCGATCATGTCCGAGTTCTGTTGGAGCAAGGGAATGTGTTGGAGTGTATTGATCCTACAATGGAGGGAGAATACTCTGAGGATGAGGTTTTGCCTGTTCTGAAACTTGCTCTTGTCTGTACTTCTCAGATTCCTTCAAATCGGCCTACAATGGCGGAGATTGTTCAGATCTTGCAAGTCATCAGTTCTCCTGTTCCTCACCGGATGCTTGAGAGTTTCTGA
- the LOC108852791 gene encoding WAT1-related protein At5g40210 isoform X1 → MAGRFRQRDGWIMTAMVAVVVSDVGMNTLFKAASSKGMSSYVFLVYSYGIGALLLLPSPFLTHRSRSLPPLKFSVLCKMGLLGLLGCVYLMLGYTGLKYSSPTLASAMSNLTPAFTFIFALLFGMEKVSIKKNSSLAKVVGTIVSTVGALVVTLYHGPIIFAASQPSVYLPQSLSSPPSPPSTSNWVIGGCLLALEYTLIAISYIIQTHIMREYPSEFALALSHNVCVSISCAFVSIFTEKNNPSAWIMRSSIMLICIVATGMVNSTGYVVESWTVRHKGPLFLAMFRPLAILTAVVLGAIFLGDSLYLGSVIGGMLISIGFYTVMWGKAKEEKADIDIHHVASSSHSKRVPLLMNYAAENQV, encoded by the exons ATGGCTGGGAGATTTCGTCAGAGAGACGGCTGGATCATGACGGCGATGGTGGCGGTTGTGGTCTCAGACGTGGGAATGAATACTCTGTTCAAAGCGGCTAGCTCAAAGGGAATGAGCTCTTACGTCTTCCTCGTATATTCTTATGGAATCGgagctcttcttctccttccttctcCTTTCCTCACCCACAGGTCAAGATCTCTACCACCTTTAAAATTCTCAGTACTCTGTAAAATGGGACTTCTTGGTCTACTTGG ATGTGTGTACTTGATGTTAGGTTACACGGGACTTAAATATAGCTCTCCTACTTTGGCTTCAGCGATGAGTAATCTTACTCCGGCTTTCACCTTCATTTTCGCTCTTCTCTTCGG AATGGAGAAGGTGTCTATAAAGAAAAATAGCAGCTTAGCCAAAGTGGTGGGCACAATAGTTTCGACAGTAGGTGCACTTGTGGTCACTCTCTATCATGGTCCCATCATCTTCGCCGCTTCTCAGCCGTCCGTTTATCTTCCTCAGTCTCTCTCGTCGCCTCCATCGCCACCGTCAACTTCTAATTGGGTCATCGGAGGATGTCTCCTAGCCCTTGAATACACTCTAATCGCCATTTCGTACATCATACAG ACACATATTATGAGGGAATATCCGTCGGAATTTGCCTTGGCACTTTCCCACAATGTTTGTGTTTCGATCTCTTGTGCGTTTGTTAGTATTTTCACAGAGAAGAACAATCCAAGCGCGTGGATTATGAGATCGAGTATAATGTTGATATGCATTGTTGCAACA gGGATGGTAAACTCGACGGGCTATGTTGTGGAGTCGTGGACGGTGCGACATAAGGGACCATTGTTTCTAGCAATGTTTAGGCCGTTAGCTATATTAACCGCAGTTGTATTAGGCGCCATTTTTCTAGGCGATTCTCTCTATCTAGGAAG TGTGATTGGTGGAATGTTGATATCAATAGGTTTTTACACGGTTATGTGGGGAAAGGCAAAGGAAGAGAAGGCAGATATCGATATTCATCATGTTGCTTCATCGTCACATTCGAAGAGAGTTCCACTTTTGATGAATTACGCAGCTGAGAATCAAGTGTAG
- the LOC108852791 gene encoding WAT1-related protein At5g40210 isoform X2, which produces MAGRFRQRDGWIMTAMVAVVVSDVGMNTLFKAASSKGMSSYVFLVYSYGIGALLLLPSPFLTHRSRSLPPLKFSVLCKMGLLGLLGCVYLMLGYTGLKYSSPTLASAMSNLTPAFTFIFALLFGMEKVSIKKNSSLAKVVGTIVSTVGALVVTLYHGPIIFAASQPSVYLPQSLSSPPSPPSTSNWVIGGCLLALEYTLIAISYIIQGMVNSTGYVVESWTVRHKGPLFLAMFRPLAILTAVVLGAIFLGDSLYLGSVIGGMLISIGFYTVMWGKAKEEKADIDIHHVASSSHSKRVPLLMNYAAENQV; this is translated from the exons ATGGCTGGGAGATTTCGTCAGAGAGACGGCTGGATCATGACGGCGATGGTGGCGGTTGTGGTCTCAGACGTGGGAATGAATACTCTGTTCAAAGCGGCTAGCTCAAAGGGAATGAGCTCTTACGTCTTCCTCGTATATTCTTATGGAATCGgagctcttcttctccttccttctcCTTTCCTCACCCACAGGTCAAGATCTCTACCACCTTTAAAATTCTCAGTACTCTGTAAAATGGGACTTCTTGGTCTACTTGG ATGTGTGTACTTGATGTTAGGTTACACGGGACTTAAATATAGCTCTCCTACTTTGGCTTCAGCGATGAGTAATCTTACTCCGGCTTTCACCTTCATTTTCGCTCTTCTCTTCGG AATGGAGAAGGTGTCTATAAAGAAAAATAGCAGCTTAGCCAAAGTGGTGGGCACAATAGTTTCGACAGTAGGTGCACTTGTGGTCACTCTCTATCATGGTCCCATCATCTTCGCCGCTTCTCAGCCGTCCGTTTATCTTCCTCAGTCTCTCTCGTCGCCTCCATCGCCACCGTCAACTTCTAATTGGGTCATCGGAGGATGTCTCCTAGCCCTTGAATACACTCTAATCGCCATTTCGTACATCATACAG gGGATGGTAAACTCGACGGGCTATGTTGTGGAGTCGTGGACGGTGCGACATAAGGGACCATTGTTTCTAGCAATGTTTAGGCCGTTAGCTATATTAACCGCAGTTGTATTAGGCGCCATTTTTCTAGGCGATTCTCTCTATCTAGGAAG TGTGATTGGTGGAATGTTGATATCAATAGGTTTTTACACGGTTATGTGGGGAAAGGCAAAGGAAGAGAAGGCAGATATCGATATTCATCATGTTGCTTCATCGTCACATTCGAAGAGAGTTCCACTTTTGATGAATTACGCAGCTGAGAATCAAGTGTAG